A region from the Candidatus Zixiibacteriota bacterium genome encodes:
- a CDS encoding polyprenyl synthetase family protein, giving the protein MITNAELKDIIKPIEPDLERFQKLEVKFLKNESPLIFAISRHILNTRGKRLRPTFAFLVSKATGYKSQHLVEAALAVEMIHTATLLHDDVIDESEYRRGELTVNSKWNNLVSVLMGDYFFAKAFTLLVKTNSLEILERVSKATERVSVGELRQIEEAHNYELTEDEYLKIISDKTASLFQTSAVSPSILSGAPEEMVKRLANFGEYSGCAFQIADDLLDFVGDAQRTGKNIGNDLINGKITLPLIYAFRQSQTRTRKGIIKILEDGVAEGGFERVLDFIQSSGGIEYAHGRAQSLADQALSYLKPFAKNRYYASLEKLATFSINRDV; this is encoded by the coding sequence GTGATTACGAACGCTGAGCTCAAGGACATCATCAAACCGATCGAGCCCGACCTCGAGCGGTTTCAGAAGCTCGAGGTCAAGTTCCTCAAGAACGAATCACCCCTGATTTTCGCGATTTCCCGGCATATCCTGAACACGCGCGGCAAACGCCTCCGCCCGACCTTTGCCTTCCTCGTGAGCAAGGCCACCGGCTACAAGTCGCAGCACCTGGTCGAGGCCGCTCTCGCCGTCGAGATGATCCACACCGCGACCCTCCTTCATGACGATGTCATCGACGAGTCGGAGTATCGCCGCGGCGAACTGACCGTCAACAGCAAGTGGAACAACCTCGTCTCGGTGCTGATGGGCGACTACTTCTTCGCCAAGGCTTTCACTCTCCTGGTCAAGACGAATTCGCTCGAAATCCTGGAGCGCGTCTCCAAGGCGACCGAGCGCGTTTCGGTCGGCGAATTGCGCCAGATCGAGGAAGCGCACAATTACGAGCTGACCGAGGACGAGTATCTCAAGATTATCTCCGACAAAACTGCCAGTCTGTTCCAGACTTCGGCCGTTTCCCCGTCGATTCTCTCCGGCGCGCCCGAGGAAATGGTCAAGCGGCTGGCGAACTTCGGCGAATACTCCGGCTGCGCCTTCCAGATCGCCGATGACTTGCTCGATTTCGTCGGTGACGCCCAGCGCACCGGCAAGAACATCGGCAATGACCTGATCAACGGCAAAATCACTCTGCCGCTGATTTACGCCTTCCGCCAGTCGCAGACCCGCACCCGCAAGGGCATCATCAAGATCCTTGAGGACGGCGTCGCCGAGGGCGGCTTCGAGCGCGTGCTCGATTTCATCCAGTCCTCCGGCGGCATCGAATACGCGCACGGTCGCGCGCAGTCGCTCGCCGACCAGGCGCTGTCGTATCTCAAGCCGTTCGCCAAAAATCGCTATTATGCCTCGTTAGAGAAGCTGGCCACCTTCTCGATCAACCGCGACGTTTAG